Genomic DNA from Prevotella intermedia ATCC 25611 = DSM 20706:
CGTTGTATTTTCTTATTTTTGCAGTTTCAAATGTCAAATGCTAAATGAGGCGAACAAGATACATACTTTTTTCTATATTTGTTTTTCACGCCATTATAGGTTTTGCACAAGATATAACAGGTGGACTTGTCTTGGAAAACCTTACACACCAACCAGTTATAGGGGCTTCCATTACGCTTGCTGAAACCAAGAATGTAGTGGCAATAACCGATATGAACGGACGCTTTACGGCGAAAAACATAAATGGAAAAACTATCCGTATAAGCTATATCGGATTTAAGCCATTGGTTGCAAAAGCTACCAAAGATGCTACCTACTATTTAGTAGAAGACACAAACGCATTGGCAGAAGTGGTGGTTACGGCTCAAGAGTCGCGCGGATTGGCTTCTGCCTCTACCATTGGAAAGAAGGCTATGGAGCATTTGCAGCCTTCCACCTTCTCCGACTTGTTGGAATTGCTGCCTGGTGGACGTTCTGCCGACCCATCGCTGAATAACCCGAACAGCATTCGGCTGCGCGAAGCGGCATCGAACAGTGGTGCAAACTATGCCACTTCGTCGCTTGGAACCAGTTTCGTCATCGACGGAGCACCCGTTTCGAACAATGCCAACATGCAGTATATGAAAGGGGCTTGGGACTCGCCTGTTACCAATCGCGACTTTACCAATAAGGGCATTGATATGAGAACCATATCGACCGACGATATTGAAAAGGTGGAAATAGTGCGTGGTATTCCTTCCGTGGAATACGGCGACCTTACCACGGGACTTGTAAAGATAGAACGCCGTCGTGGTGGCAGCAATCTGAGTGCCCGTTTAAAAGCCGATATGAGCAGCAAACTCTTCTATTTGGCAAAGGGTTTCGAGTTCGGAAAGCGTTGGACACTTAACATTAGTGCCGACTATCTTGATGCCAATCGCGACCCACGCAATTCGTTGGAGCGTTACTCGCGCGTTACTTTCTCGGCTCGTAGTGGCGCAACTTGGACAAAAAACAACTATACGCTGAAGTGGACAAACAACTTCGACTATGGCGGTTCGTTCGACGGTGAGAAGTTAGACCCTGACTTGAACAAAGGAAAAATAGACACTTACAAATCGAAGTACAACCGTTTCGCCTTCAATACGGCACTCAACGTAGCATTCAAACACAAACTCTGGTTGAAGTCTGTAAACGCTACGCTCTCTTCAAGTTATCAGCACGATGTCATTTCGCGCACACGTTTGGTGCAATTATCGCAAATGACGCCTGCTGTAACTACCACTGAGGAAGGCGAATACAACGTTCCCATTCTGCCCTACACCTATTATGGCACCCAAGATGTAGACGGAAAGCCGCTCAATATATTTGCCCAGCTGAATGCAAAACTGCAGGTTCCATCTACCATCATAGCCAATACGTTGCTTGTTGGTGCATCTTGGACACTGGATAAGAACTATGGCGACGGACAGATATTCGACCCTCTGCGTCCACCTTATACAGGTATTTCCGTCCGACAGCGCAAACTTTCAACTATTCCAGCCATGAGTACGCTTGCCGTTTATGCTGAGGAGCAGCTGCGCATACCCTTTGCACGCCACACGTTTGAACTAAATGGAGGTATCAGAGCGAGCCAAATGCTTAATCTGCCCACTTCTTACACTATGCACGGACATTGGTATTTCGACCCACGAATGAATCTTGGGTGGTCGTTTCCGCAATTCAAGATAGGTAAATGGGCAACAAACGTCCGCGTACAAGGCGGTGTAGGTCAGCACACGAAGAATCCAACGATGGAGTATCTCTACCCCGACCCACGCTATTTAGACATTGTGCAGCTCAGCTACTACCACCCCAACAACGATTACAGGGTCATCAACGTGCGCACATTCGTTATCGATGCCACCAACAAGGCATTGAAACCAGCCCGCAATCTGAAGTGGGAGTTTGGCACAGACATAAATATAGCAGGCAACAACTTCTCTGTTACCTACTTCAAAGAGAATATGACGTCGGGATTCCGCAGCAACACCGTTTACCGTCCCTACACATTCAAGCAATACGACACATCAGGTATCGACCCCAACAGCATAACGGCTGCACCCGATGTTGCTACCCTACCCTATACCATGGTGCAGGAATTGTTTGGACGAAACGAATA
This window encodes:
- a CDS encoding carboxypeptidase-like regulatory domain-containing protein codes for the protein MRRTRYILFSIFVFHAIIGFAQDITGGLVLENLTHQPVIGASITLAETKNVVAITDMNGRFTAKNINGKTIRISYIGFKPLVAKATKDATYYLVEDTNALAEVVVTAQESRGLASASTIGKKAMEHLQPSTFSDLLELLPGGRSADPSLNNPNSIRLREAASNSGANYATSSLGTSFVIDGAPVSNNANMQYMKGAWDSPVTNRDFTNKGIDMRTISTDDIEKVEIVRGIPSVEYGDLTTGLVKIERRRGGSNLSARLKADMSSKLFYLAKGFEFGKRWTLNISADYLDANRDPRNSLERYSRVTFSARSGATWTKNNYTLKWTNNFDYGGSFDGEKLDPDLNKGKIDTYKSKYNRFAFNTALNVAFKHKLWLKSVNATLSSSYQHDVISRTRLVQLSQMTPAVTTTEEGEYNVPILPYTYYGTQDVDGKPLNIFAQLNAKLQVPSTIIANTLLVGASWTLDKNYGDGQIFDPLRPPYTGISVRQRKLSTIPAMSTLAVYAEEQLRIPFARHTFELNGGIRASQMLNLPTSYTMHGHWYFDPRMNLGWSFPQFKIGKWATNVRVQGGVGQHTKNPTMEYLYPDPRYLDIVQLSYYHPNNDYRVINVRTFVIDATNKALKPARNLKWEFGTDINIAGNNFSVTYFKENMTSGFRSNTVYRPYTFKQYDTSGIDPNSITAAPDVATLPYTMVQELFGRNEYTNGSQTLKRGVEYTFATRRIPSLHTRLTVNGAWFRTIYRNSQVVAYRPSAVIDNKQIQYVGLYRDNDGVKNEMANTNFTFDTDIPKLRLGFSLSAQCLWFSSTQRLPLSNEPDQYISPDGTIHDWQKEYANDTYLRFLVRNHSAVEYKKYIVPFSMNLNLKVTKKLLNDRLNIAMFCNRILDYTPDYEQNGIKIRRSVRPYFGLEINAKL